ATTGGATATACTTGACAACTCATCAGGTCTTGTTGCCAATAGGGTTGTGTACAATACTCTCATTTCAAGCTTCTGTAAGGAGGATTTGACCGGTGAAGCTGAGAAGTTGGTTGAGAGAATGAGGGAACAGGGTATGTTACCAGATGTTGTCACCTTTAATTCTAGGATTTCGGCACTTTGTAGGGTCGGGAAGGTTTTAGAGGCGTCAAGGATTTTCAGGGATATGCAGTTGGATCAGGAGTTGGGACTTCCTAAACCTAATAGAGTTACTTATAACTTGATGCTAAAAGGGTTCTGCAAGATAGGGATGTTGGTGGAAGCAAAGGCTTTGGTCGACTCCATGAAAAAGGATGGCAATTTCACCACTTTGGAAAGTTATAATATATGGTTGTTGGGGTTGCTTAGGAATGGGAAACTGTTGGAGGCTCAGTTGGTTCTTGATGAAATGGTAACGGAAGGCATTGAGCCGAATTCTTACTCCTATAACATTATGATGGATGGGCTATGTAGGAAACATATGCTGTTGGATGCCAGAAggttaatggatttgatgatAAGCAATGGTGTTTATCCAGACACAGTTACTTATAGTACTCTCCTCCATGGATATTGTAGCAAAGGAAAGGTATTTGAAGCAAAGGGTATTCTTCATGAAATGATAAGGAATGGTTGTTATCCAAATACTTATACCTGTAACACATTGCTGCATAGCCTGTGGAAAGAGGGAAGAACACTAGAAGCAGAGGAAATGCTGCAAATGATGAACGAGAAATGCTATCAGTTAGATACTGTGACCTGCAATATCATAATCAATGGTCTCTGTAGAAATGGAAAATTGGAGGAAGCAATTCAAATGCTAGGTGAGATGTGGACTGATGGACCAACATCCCTCAGTAAGGGAAACTCATTTGCTGGCCTAGCTAATTCAATCAACAATGTGTCGAAGTGCACACCTGATGTAGTCACATATACAATCATAGTTAATGCACTTTGCAAGGTTGGTAGGGTAGAAGAAGCAAAAAAGAAATTTATTGAGATGATGGCAAAAAACTTGCGCCCTGATTCTGCAATATATGATACATTCATATCAAGTTTTTGTAAGCAAGGAAAGATATCATCAGCATTCCGTGTCTTGAAGGATATGGAGAGAAATGGATGCAGCAGGACTCTTCAAACTTATAATTCGTTGATCCTGGGTCTAGGAGGTAAAAGGCAAATATTTGAAATATATGGATTGATGGATgaaatgagagaaaaagggataTCTCCAGATATTTACACTTACAATAACATAATCACTGCGCTTTGTGAAGGAGGAAAAACAAATGATGCTACTTCTCTTTTGCATGAAATGTTGGATAAGGGCATATCTCCCAAAGTATCTACCTTCAAGATATTGATTAAAGCCTTTTGCAAGTCCAGTGATTTTAAACTAGCATTTGAGCTATTTGAGGTAGCTTTGAGTATATGTGGCCACAAAGAAGTATTGTACAGTTTAATATGCAATGAGTTTCTTGCTGGAGGACAACTCTCTGAAGCAAAGGATCTATTTGAAGCTTCATTGGATAGATTTTTCGCATTGAAGGATTTCATGTATAAAGATTTAATTGATAAACTTTGCCAAAGTGAAAGATTAGATGATGCTGATTACCTTCTCCAAAAATTAATTGACAAGGGATATGGATTTGACCATTCATCGTTCATGCCGGTAATTGATGGATTTAGTAAAAGTGGAAACAAACACCGAGCAGATGAATTAGCAAAGAGGATGATGGAGTTTGCTTCAGAAGATAGACCTGCTGACAGAACCTATCAAAATGGCAAGAGGATCTTTCCTAGAAAAGTTGAAAATAATGGTGGAAGTGATTGGCAGGATATAATCCACAGGTACGGGTATTTTTTGTGCATTTTTGGGTTCTTTTCCTTGGGAAAATGAAGTTATTTGTTAGTTTTGGCtgtctttgaaaattatttttacttttttttttcgttcTTTAATCATTCCATAATTTGCATTCTTAATTTCTATATACAATGATTAGTCCTCCATAAATATGATCTGTATATGATTTCTTCTACAGCATTTGGACAATGATACCATTCATTGGTGTTTGGTTGAATGGAGTGCTACTATGTGATAGAATCTGTGTCTTCATTTCCATTATCTCATTTATTAGACGGTTTCCTGGTTGATAAACTTATACAAACAATACATATCATTTTTTTGTACTtggttaatttttgaaaaagttgcaTTATCATGTGTATAAAATGATCTTGTATCAAAATTTGCTGTCATCACAAATATGTTAGTTCTATCAAACTATAAATAAACTTGGGTCCTGCTTTGAACATGGAAATGATTGTCAAATTGACTATAACATATATTCAATGCTCATTGATGATCTGTTATGTATTACTTAACAGGGATGGTGGCAGTGGTATTGCATTGAAAACTCTGAAACGTGTACAGAAAGGCTGGGGCCAAGGTAGTATCTCGAGTTTGCGGCCACCACAGGATGATTTTCTTGATTACTATGATGGTATTGGTTGATTCTTTGTTATTTCTTTGTATATTCACCTTACTTTCAATCCCTGAGCCCTTAGGAGTGGATGATAGGAGAATGAAAAGGTTTGAACTGATTTCGGCCTGGTGAAGCAGGTAGATGAGAGTGGAAGATCTTTTTCTTGGATTACATGGCTCCTGAAACCATATCCTTGATTATTTGATAGTTCATACACTTGGTTCTTACTAGAAACAGATTAGTCTCAGATGTAACACTTTGAATCTGTGCTATAATGGCCATATCCATGTCCCAGATTGTGAATAGCCACAGAAGCACTAGCTTACATAACTCGGATACTACCAACTCATAGAAACCTAACCTGTGAAAAGATGTTAACAGATTTACTGATAATTGGATTTACTAATTTACCCTCGGATGTTAATCTGTTCATTTGAACTTAGGAGTTTCTCTTACTGATGATGAATTTTATCCAATCCTTTctcaaataaaagataaattactCCTTATGGTATGTCTTGATAGCTATTGGATAAAATAAGTTATGTCATCATAATTAAAACTAACTCTTTATTAAAAGGGTTCTCTGGTATTTTTTTTAgccaaatttttttctttaattttttcaagTGTGAGAAAGAGGAGATAAAACGTTATTTTCTGGAAATGAAAATCCATATAATTTATAGCATCAATGGCTAGCCACAAAATCATAAaatgtaattaaaaaaaatttgagacaAGAAGATAATTATGAAATGCAGAGATAGGAAGTATGAAACcgaaattagaataaattatatataaacccTGCAAATTAAACTCGCATGGTGAGAATGAGATATTCACATGATTGAAGCAAATAGTAATTCACATGGTGAATTAAAACAAATATTCCAAAAACAATAAGAATAACACACACAGCGTTTTCTATGAAGGGTAAACAATAAAATTTGAAGTGAAAACGAAATATATGCCGAGAAGGCAGAATGGGAGGACAAAGGTGGgatgaaaaagagaagaggaaGTAAAAGTACGAGAGGGGGAAAGGATGATTTGGTTTCTCTCCGGCATGTCCATCTTCATTATTAGGGTAACTCATTAATTAAGAGTTAGTATTAATTATCATGTCATAATTCATTTCATTCAAACCATTAGATACCAGGAATAACTTACATTTTATTTAAGAGAGGCTTAGGTAGAAATCATTTTAATGTATTGACCATTTCATTTGTCATAAagttatttctcttttactttagTTTCCAATATTTTTTAAACTCAGAAATAGTTTGCCAATCCTATCAATTATAATTTGTTCTATCTTGAAGAATGAATCAGCGGCAACATCATAGTTCATTGCGCACTATTTTGTGTACTACTATGAAAGTAAACCAGCATTGTTTTATTTCTTGAACTTTAAAAGTAGTTATTTAGTTTCTAAAGTgatattttgtaaattttttgagtttttatttttttaagttggTGGTTAGTCAGTTACTATTGATTTGTCTATGTCAAAATGACATGATACGTCATGTGAAATTGAATAATTACGTGGCATACCGCACAGGATTGAACACAAATATCAGTCTACTATATCAGATTTCTAATGTAAGTGGTATAGAAAATCTTAGACTAATAAAAATGGATTAAGTAACTAAGGTGTATATATAATATGAATGACTGTTATACATATATAATTCCATTTCCTTTAGTTTTGGAGTCGAGTGGATCGATTTAGGGTTTATTTGGGTGAACNNNNNNNNNNNNNNNNNNNNNNNNNNNNNNNNNNNNNNNNNNNNNNNNNNNNNNNNNNNNNNNNNNNNNNNNNNNNNNNNNNNNNNNNNNNNNNNNNNNNNNNNNNNNNNNNNNNNNNNNNNNNNNNNNNNNNNNNNNNNNNNNNNNNNNNNNNNNNNNNNNNNNNNNNNNNNNNNNNNNNNNNNNNNNNNNNNNNNNNNNNNNNNNNNNNNNNNNNNNNNNNNNNNNNNNNNNNNNNNNNNNNNNNNNNNNNNNNNNNNNNNNNNNNNNNNNNNNNNNNNNNNNNNNNNNNNNNNNNNNNNNNNNNNNNNNNNNNNNNNNNNNNNNNNNNNNNNNNNNNNNNNNNNNNNNNNNNNNNNNNNNNNNNNNNNNNNNNNNNNNNNNNNNNNNNNNNNNNNNNNNNNNNNNNNNNNNNNNNNNNNNNNNNNNNNNNNNNNNNNNNNNNNNNNNNNNNNNNNNNNNNNNNNNNNNNNNNNNNNNNNNNNNNNNNNNNNNNNNNNNNNNNNNNNNNNNNNNNNNNNNNNNNNNNNNNNNNNNNNNNNNNNNNNNNNNNNNNNNNNNNNNNNNNNNNNNNNNNNNNNNNNNNNNNNNNNNNNNNNNNNNNNNNNNNNNNNNNNNNNNNNNNNNNNNNNNNNNNNNNNNNNNNNNNNNNNNNNNNNNNNNNNNNNNNNNNNNNNNNNNNNNNNNNNNNNNNNNNNNNNNNNNNNNNNNNNNNNNNNNNNNNNNNNNNNNNNNNNNNNNNNNNNNNNNNNNNNNNNNNNNNNNNNNNNNNNNNNNNNNNNNNNNNNNNNNNNNNNNNNNNNNNNNNNNNNNNNNNNNNNNNNNNNNNNNNNNNNNNNNNNNNNNNNNNNNNNNNNNNNNNNNNNNNNNNNNNNNNNNNNNNNNNNNNNNNNNNNNNNNNNNNNNNNNNNNNNNNNNNNNNNNNNNNNNNNNNNNNNNNNNNNNNNNNNNNNNNNNNNNNNNNNNNNNNNNNNNNNNNNNNNNNNNNNNNNNNNNNNNNNNNNNNN
The DNA window shown above is from Arachis ipaensis cultivar K30076 chromosome B08, Araip1.1, whole genome shotgun sequence and carries:
- the LOC107613876 gene encoding pentatricopeptide repeat-containing protein At2g17140-like, translating into MDQTMSSKLTKVVLSNTNNPKLAWHLLKRILSSSTSSSLPTHDLLRSTRATMRVLISANMHHQIDDLCQFILATQPPHIAHPSLLSLVRALAHSSSHLHHAFSHFKSLRAHFPSPPPPLSLYNLLLHASLNQHRSDFATWLYTDMITAGVRPQTYTFNLMMQSLCDSGALDHARNLFDKMSYKGCYPNEFTLGILVRGFCRAGLTSQALDILDNSSGLVANRVVYNTLISSFCKEDLTGEAEKLVERMREQGMLPDVVTFNSRISALCRVGKVLEASRIFRDMQLDQELGLPKPNRVTYNLMLKGFCKIGMLVEAKALVDSMKKDGNFTTLESYNIWLLGLLRNGKLLEAQLVLDEMVTEGIEPNSYSYNIMMDGLCRKHMLLDARRLMDLMISNGVYPDTVTYSTLLHGYCSKGKVFEAKGILHEMIRNGCYPNTYTCNTLLHSLWKEGRTLEAEEMLQMMNEKCYQLDTVTCNIIINGLCRNGKLEEAIQMLGEMWTDGPTSLSKGNSFAGLANSINNVSKCTPDVVTYTIIVNALCKVGRVEEAKKKFIEMMAKNLRPDSAIYDTFISSFCKQGKISSAFRVLKDMERNGCSRTLQTYNSLILGLGGKRQIFEIYGLMDEMREKGISPDIYTYNNIITALCEGGKTNDATSLLHEMLDKGISPKVSTFKILIKAFCKSSDFKLAFELFEVALSICGHKEVLYSLICNEFLAGGQLSEAKDLFEASLDRFFALKDFMYKDLIDKLCQSERLDDADYLLQKLIDKGYGFDHSSFMPVIDGFSKSGNKHRADELAKRMMEFASEDRPADRTYQNGKRIFPRKVENNGGSDWQDIIHRDGGSGIALKTLKRVQKGWGQGSISSLRPPQDDFLDYYDGIG